TATTCTTGCTTGTTTTCTAGCGGCCATATAAGCCGGACCAAACCCAACTACATAGAAATTGCTGAATTTTTTTACCTCATCAGCCTCCTTTAATCCCCACTCCTTAACATCATCTCTTGTGCTAAGATTGTCAACAACCTCTGGGACATATTTAATCAACAAATCTGTTATTTTTCCAGGAGCTTTGTTTGAAAATATTGTTAGAAGATTAAGGACAAGGAGTGATGTATGGAAAGTTCCAGTGCTAGGAAGTGATCTTTCTGGATAACTTTTTGTATGGGTTCTTACAATATAACCATTTTTATAATTGGAACAAATTTCAACTAGGCTTTCACTTTTTTCTTCCTTCAAATTTGTTATTGCCACAACATGGCATTTTTTTTCAATAACCTTTTTGCACGCATCCACAGTATCATAAGTTGTTCCAGACTGGCTTACAAATACAACACAGGTTTTTGGCCCTAAATATTTTAGTGGATAATTCTTCAATAACCAAGAATGTATAACATCTAATGGCTTAGGGCTAACATGACTCCAAAGAAATTTTGATGCTAAAGGTACTATATACTTGTCTCCACAACCAGAAAAGACAAATCTTTTGCAGTTACTTATTTTTTTTGAGATCTTTTTAATTTCTTCCAATTCATTTTCAATTGTTAAAAACATTGATTTTCCTTGGTCCTCTATTTCTTTTTTCATGTTAACTGAATCAACTGATTTTTTGAAAAACATATTCAACTGGTAAATTATATTATTTTACCAAAAGAAATTAATTACTATGAAAGCTGTTTATGTCCCATGGCTTCATATGCATCAGCCATTGATATGGACTAATGGCAAATTAATTGGAAATATAGAAAAAATGTTGGAATCTAATGACCAAAAAGAATCATGGGAAGCTAGACTTATGCTTCGAGCCTATAAGAATCCTGCAAAATATGTTGAGATACTAAGGAAGGAGAAACTAAAACCAAAAATAATGTTAGACTTTTCTGGCTTGCTTCTAGAGAATCTGGAAAAAATAAAATCAACCTTGAAAGACTTGGAAGTCCATGGAGAAAAAATTGGGGATATAATAAAACTATATAAGGATGTGATGAATAAATATCCAGATTCAATCGAGTTTTCGGGTACAGCCTATTCTCACTGTTACTTTCCAGTCACCCCGATTGAAGATTGGGAATTTCAAATAAAAGAATGGAGAGATGTTTTTGAAAAATTGTTCGGTAAGAAACAATTAAATAAAGTAAAAGGTTTTTGGTTACCAGAGATGGGAATCCCTGGTGGTGAAAAAGAAATATCACATCTTATAAGATTGTTGAAAGATTGTGGTTATGAATGGTTGATACTTCCTATAGAAGCGGTAAAAGATGAGAAAAGAATGAGTTTTGAAGAAAGAATAATAAAAACAAGTCAACCACACATTCTTAAAGCAGAAAACCAATCAATCAAAGTTATTTTAAGAGTTAAGTATGACTTTATAGATCAACAGGCTGGATGTGATGGGAATGGTGTTTATGAAAAATCTCTACTAGCATCCAAAATTTTTTCCGAGATTAGTGATAAACCAGCATTGGTTGCCCCGGCATCTGATGGTGAAAATGGGAATGTGATGATGAATGAGTTTTTTCCCTCAACCTTTGAAAAATTCTTCAGAGAAAAAATAGATGATAAAGTTTCTTCTATGACTGTTACAGAATTTTTGAATAATTATTATCAAGAAGTAAAATCTGAAATTAGA
This portion of the Candidatus Aenigmatarchaeota archaeon genome encodes:
- a CDS encoding SIS domain-containing protein, coding for MFFKKSVDSVNMKKEIEDQGKSMFLTIENELEEIKKISKKISNCKRFVFSGCGDKYIVPLASKFLWSHVSPKPLDVIHSWLLKNYPLKYLGPKTCVVFVSQSGTTYDTVDACKKVIEKKCHVVAITNLKEEKSESLVEICSNYKNGYIVRTHTKSYPERSLPSTGTFHTSLLVLNLLTIFSNKAPGKITDLLIKYVPEVVDNLSTRDDVKEWGLKEADEVKKFSNFYVVGFGPAYMAARKQARIMMMEGAKVNACDIEGEEFIHSLIETLEGKPNPLILLKPSVDWIDTYRNFVMVKKFWEGKSKITTVDPFQFLEKRLSFIFSGVEGEFLSPFIYLPQLEWFSYYLSLKRGFDPGVGHLVKKVRSKEEVKLIQ
- a CDS encoding glycoside hydrolase gives rise to the protein MKAVYVPWLHMHQPLIWTNGKLIGNIEKMLESNDQKESWEARLMLRAYKNPAKYVEILRKEKLKPKIMLDFSGLLLENLEKIKSTLKDLEVHGEKIGDIIKLYKDVMNKYPDSIEFSGTAYSHCYFPVTPIEDWEFQIKEWRDVFEKLFGKKQLNKVKGFWLPEMGIPGGEKEISHLIRLLKDCGYEWLILPIEAVKDEKRMSFEERIIKTSQPHILKAENQSIKVILRVKYDFIDQQAGCDGNGVYEKSLLASKIFSEISDKPALVAPASDGENGNVMMNEFFPSTFEKFFREKIDDKVSSMTVTEFLNNYYQEVKSEIRLEEEGSSWIGSHKNWKEGDERIKINQRISELSDRFHELTNKIKSFQPDQKIINNYNEAKRFLLIAETSCYTYWGMEFWFNQAWETFKHLERMINDLEHLLNRKLVRV